In the genome of uncultured Paludibaculum sp., the window GGATCCCAAGCTCCAGTTGGTTCGCGACAGCTATGCGACCGGCGAGCCCATCCCTTGGGTGAAAGTCCACCGGCTGCCCGACTACGTTTATTTTAACCACCAGGCGCACGTGACATCGGGCGTGAGCTGCGTGAGCTGCCATGGCCGCGTCGATCAGATGGTGGAAGTGCGCCAGGTGCAGCCCCTGTCGATGGCTTGGTGTCTGGAGTGCCATCGTAACGCCGCGCCGAATGTGCGGCCTGTGGAGTACGTGACGAAACTGGACTGGAAACCGGAAGGCGACCCGGCGGAACTGGGCGCGAAGCTGATGAAGGCCAAGGGCATCCACCCCCCCACGAATTGCTCGGGGTGCCATCGATAATCCGCTGGTGCGAGACGATGAACGATTTCATACAAATCAACCCGACCAGCCTGACTGGCAAAAAGTATTGGCGGAGTCTGGACCAACTGGCCGACACTCCGCAGTTCCGCGAATGGGCGGAGCGTGAGTTCCAGGATGGCGCCTCAGAGATGCTCTCGGGCAGTTCGCGGCGCACGCTGTTGAAGCTGATGGCCGCCGGCCTCGGCTTGGCAGGTCTTACGGCCTGCCGCCGTCCCGTGGAGCACATCCTGCCTATGTCGAAGGGCATCGAGGGCTATGTGCACGGCAAGCCGGTTCACTACGCCACGGTGGCGAATGTGGATGGCGCCGCTGTCGGCCTGGTCGTGAAGTCGTTCGACGGCCGGCCCATCAAGGTGGAAGGCAATCCGCGGCACCCTAATTCGCTGGGCGCGACCAGTGCGCACACGCAGGCGA includes:
- a CDS encoding cytochrome c3 family protein — protein: MSAIFSKQFDTKLRLAAGAIVLVLGATGAVMGYLLHPKQFDTGYTPVQPVAYSHKLHAGNLGVDCLYCHYTVDKSSYAAVPMTETCMNCHVRVREKDPKLQLVRDSYATGEPIPWVKVHRLPDYVYFNHQAHVTSGVSCVSCHGRVDQMVEVRQVQPLSMAWCLECHRNAAPNVRPVEYVTKLDWKPEGDPAELGAKLMKAKGIHPPTNCSGCHR